One region of Natronorubrum aibiense genomic DNA includes:
- a CDS encoding ribbon-helix-helix protein, CopG family — MTQRVTVSLDDDSSAALERLLAETGNGQSEIVRQALTFYAANFEAASGQPSDNLEQYYRMLTSGEHVLLDVDFLHAFLEHCHAGGDPDPAFVEAADRVSDYHAREYATRFEEVGELLEWLSFCGFLDVRCEADGVYHIVFPSEAIRWFMTRFIERSTVDLPTEITIDQGVSKVIITEAVPEGGPSSAGR, encoded by the coding sequence ATGACACAGCGCGTCACAGTATCGCTCGACGACGACTCGAGCGCGGCGCTCGAGCGGTTGCTCGCCGAGACGGGCAACGGGCAAAGCGAAATCGTCCGTCAGGCGCTGACGTTCTACGCGGCGAACTTCGAAGCGGCGAGCGGACAGCCAAGCGACAACCTAGAACAGTACTATCGGATGCTCACGTCGGGCGAGCACGTCCTCCTCGACGTCGATTTCTTACACGCCTTCCTCGAGCACTGCCACGCGGGCGGCGACCCCGATCCGGCGTTCGTCGAGGCGGCTGATCGCGTCTCCGACTACCACGCCCGCGAGTACGCGACCCGCTTCGAGGAAGTCGGCGAACTGCTCGAGTGGCTCTCGTTCTGTGGCTTTCTCGATGTCCGCTGTGAGGCGGACGGCGTCTACCACATCGTCTTCCCATCGGAGGCGATTCGCTGGTTTATGACGCGATTCATCGAGCGGAGCACGGTCGATCTTCCGACCGAGATTACGATCGATCAGGGCGTTTCGAAAGTGATCATCACCGAAGCGGTACCCGAGGGCGGACCGTCGTCGGCCGGGAGGTAG
- a CDS encoding NUDIX domain-containing protein: MHDETADEPTPVVTGFLRNRGEVLLLRRSDAVGTYTGQWGGVSGFAEGDPDAQIRTEIREETGLEVDDNVSLARSGRPVRFEDADLGREWVVHPYLFDCETRDIELSAEHDVFEWLSPTVILEADDDREPVPELWTAYERVAPTVRSITADSEHGAASLSIRALEVLRDRAAIATAERAEFGTNPDGEWDELAALARQLLEARPSMAVLRNRLNRVMAGAADDSDGAGGAPAVLEAARAGIERALAADDDAAATASERIDGSVATLSRSDTVLEALREGNPSRVFVAESRPAREGVAVAEELAAADDLDCPVTVHTDAAVAHVLSREAVDRVVVGADTIRPDGAVVNKTGTRTLTLAAAREGIPVSVVAATDKVSTREAVNLESGDRSAVYDGDAPLDVLNPTFDVTPADCIDEFVTERGVLEAAEIDNVVAELRAFEEWPDR; the protein is encoded by the coding sequence ATGCACGACGAGACTGCTGACGAACCGACGCCCGTCGTCACCGGATTTCTCCGCAATCGTGGCGAAGTACTGTTGCTCCGGCGCAGCGACGCCGTCGGCACCTACACGGGGCAGTGGGGTGGCGTCTCCGGCTTCGCGGAGGGCGACCCCGACGCGCAAATCCGTACCGAAATCCGTGAGGAAACCGGCCTCGAGGTCGACGACAACGTCTCGCTCGCCCGGAGCGGCCGGCCGGTTCGGTTCGAAGATGCCGACCTCGGACGCGAGTGGGTCGTCCACCCGTATCTGTTCGACTGCGAGACGCGCGACATCGAGTTGAGTGCAGAACACGACGTGTTCGAGTGGCTCTCGCCGACGGTAATCCTCGAGGCCGACGACGACCGCGAGCCGGTGCCGGAGCTGTGGACGGCTTACGAGCGCGTGGCACCGACGGTCCGATCGATCACGGCCGATAGCGAGCACGGCGCGGCATCTCTGTCGATTCGCGCGCTCGAGGTGCTTCGCGATCGAGCGGCGATCGCGACGGCCGAACGAGCCGAGTTCGGTACCAATCCCGACGGCGAGTGGGACGAGCTCGCCGCCCTCGCCCGGCAACTGCTCGAGGCCCGGCCCTCGATGGCGGTCCTTCGGAACCGCCTCAATCGAGTGATGGCCGGGGCGGCCGACGATTCTGACGGCGCTGGTGGGGCGCCGGCCGTCCTCGAGGCGGCACGTGCCGGTATCGAACGGGCGCTTGCAGCAGACGACGATGCCGCGGCGACCGCGAGCGAACGCATCGACGGTTCCGTCGCGACCCTGTCGCGGTCGGATACCGTCCTCGAGGCACTTCGTGAGGGGAATCCGTCGCGTGTTTTCGTCGCCGAATCCCGACCGGCGCGGGAAGGGGTCGCTGTCGCCGAAGAACTGGCCGCAGCCGATGACCTCGACTGCCCCGTGACGGTCCACACCGACGCGGCCGTGGCACACGTCCTCTCTCGCGAGGCCGTCGATCGGGTCGTGGTCGGCGCGGATACGATCCGTCCCGACGGTGCCGTCGTAAATAAGACCGGGACGCGGACGCTGACGCTCGCCGCTGCTCGCGAAGGGATTCCCGTCTCGGTCGTCGCCGCCACGGACAAGGTCTCGACACGCGAGGCCGTCAATCTCGAGTCCGGCGACCGATCGGCGGTGTACGACGGAGACGCCCCACTCGACGTCCTGAACCCGACGTTCGACGTAACGCCGGCCGACTGCATCGACGAGTTCGTGACTGAACGTGGTGTCCTCGAGGCCGCCGAAATCGACAACGTCGTTGCCGAGCTACGGGCGTTCGAGGAGTGGCCCGACCGGTAG
- the ddh gene encoding D-2-hydroxyacid dehydrogenase has product MQFELERLGIHDSVDAVFPPSELDAFLADLPVTVEVVDDDGIDACDAVVTRDYHEALLECAWIHSIQAGIDRFPLDDLEANDVVLTNSTGIHDRTIGETVAGYLLAFSRRLHEHVANQQQRRWDRPEWDEAFTLPGTTACVVGTGTLGRGVAETLGALGVRVTGVRRSTDPVPGFEEIYATDDVHAAIGEADFVVVTVPLTDDTEGLFDAAAFDAMREDAYFVNVARGAVVDEPALIDALESDAIEGAALDVFETEPLPEESPLWDLEEVIVTPHCGAFTRDYFRDVGGIVRENVDRLEAGEAFHNRVV; this is encoded by the coding sequence ATGCAGTTCGAACTCGAACGACTCGGTATCCACGACTCGGTCGACGCGGTGTTTCCGCCGTCGGAACTCGACGCTTTCCTCGCCGATCTGCCGGTCACCGTCGAGGTGGTCGACGATGACGGGATCGACGCCTGCGACGCCGTCGTCACCCGCGACTACCACGAGGCGCTGCTCGAGTGTGCGTGGATCCACTCCATTCAGGCGGGGATCGACCGCTTCCCGCTCGACGACCTCGAGGCCAACGACGTCGTCCTGACTAACAGCACGGGGATCCACGACCGGACGATCGGCGAGACGGTCGCGGGCTATCTGCTCGCCTTCTCGCGGCGGCTCCACGAGCACGTCGCCAACCAGCAACAGCGCCGGTGGGACCGCCCCGAGTGGGACGAGGCGTTTACGCTCCCCGGTACGACGGCGTGTGTCGTCGGCACCGGCACCCTCGGTCGCGGCGTCGCCGAAACCCTCGGTGCGCTCGGCGTTCGAGTAACCGGCGTCCGTCGCTCGACCGACCCCGTTCCCGGCTTCGAGGAGATCTATGCCACCGACGACGTACACGCCGCGATCGGCGAGGCCGACTTCGTCGTCGTCACCGTCCCCCTGACCGACGACACCGAGGGGCTGTTCGACGCCGCGGCGTTCGACGCGATGCGCGAGGACGCCTACTTCGTCAACGTCGCCCGCGGCGCGGTCGTCGACGAACCGGCGTTGATCGACGCCCTCGAATCCGACGCCATCGAGGGCGCAGCGCTCGACGTCTTCGAGACGGAACCGCTGCCCGAGGAGTCCCCGCTGTGGGATCTCGAGGAGGTCATCGTCACGCCCCACTGCGGGGCCTTCACGCGGGACTACTTCCGCGACGTCGGCGGAATCGTCCGCGAGAACGTCGATCGACTCGAGGCAGGCGAGGCGTTTCACAATCGCGTCGTCTGA
- the engB gene encoding GTP-binding protein EngB, with the protein MFETRPDREAEVALVGRSNVGKSTLMRELTGHSFDTGGSPGVTREPNHYDWAPEDFVITDLPGFGFMSGVHEDHREQIKTDIVHYLEEYADNILVAVLVVDGKSVIDIIDRHSGPDEIPYDVEMFHFLRELDVPTVVAVNKMDKVDDTDERLNELCDRLGLLPPWKQWQETIAPITAKRGQIDSLNEAVREHLHEQNRDDLFKFF; encoded by the coding sequence ATGTTCGAAACCCGTCCTGACCGCGAGGCCGAAGTCGCCCTCGTCGGTCGCTCGAACGTCGGCAAATCGACGCTAATGCGCGAGTTGACCGGCCACAGCTTCGACACCGGTGGCAGTCCCGGCGTCACCCGCGAGCCGAATCACTACGACTGGGCACCCGAGGACTTCGTCATCACCGATCTGCCCGGATTCGGCTTTATGAGCGGCGTCCACGAGGACCACCGCGAACAGATCAAGACGGACATCGTCCACTATCTCGAGGAGTACGCCGACAACATCCTCGTCGCGGTTCTCGTTGTCGACGGGAAGAGCGTCATCGACATCATCGACCGCCACTCCGGTCCCGATGAGATTCCCTACGACGTTGAGATGTTTCATTTCCTGCGGGAACTCGACGTACCCACGGTGGTCGCCGTCAACAAGATGGACAAAGTCGACGACACGGACGAGCGGCTCAACGAGCTCTGTGATCGACTCGGTCTGCTCCCGCCGTGGAAACAGTGGCAGGAAACCATCGCGCCGATCACGGCCAAACGCGGCCAGATTGACTCGCTGAACGAGGCCGTCCGCGAACACCTCCACGAGCAAAACCGGGACGATCTGTTCAAGTTCTTCTGA
- a CDS encoding TIGR00341 family protein — MRLVQLTIPTGKRQTILETLDERKIDYVVTDEDSSREYTAVVYFPLPAPAVEPVLDELQETGIDDDAYTVVVDAETVVSRRFQALREEYEHGDVGTDRISRQELQAEADSLTPTFSVYAIMTIISAVVATAGLLLDSPAVVVGSMVIAPLIGPALGASVGSVIDDEELFRNSVSYQIIGIILAIGAAAVFAWAVRITNIVPPGLNIASVGEISERLAPDLLSLVIALGAGVAGIISIATGTSVALVGVMIAAALIPPAAAAGIAIAWGQPSAAIGSTALVLVNVLSVNLAGLLTLWYVGYRPDNLFALGETQQRVRRRVLGLAVIVLVFAVFLGAITYSSYAVSNFEENARGEVETTLSEDEFSEYQLLEFEVVMDDNYPFVGPQRVVVTVGGPEGEVPPELADRLHERINQHTDDSVGVQVRSVGLVER; from the coding sequence GTGCGGCTCGTACAGTTGACGATTCCGACGGGCAAACGCCAGACGATCCTTGAGACGCTCGACGAGCGCAAGATCGACTACGTCGTCACCGACGAGGACAGCAGCCGGGAGTATACGGCCGTCGTTTACTTTCCGTTACCGGCGCCTGCGGTCGAACCGGTTCTCGACGAACTGCAGGAGACGGGGATCGACGACGACGCCTACACAGTCGTCGTCGACGCAGAAACGGTCGTCTCCCGACGGTTTCAGGCACTGCGAGAGGAATACGAACACGGCGACGTCGGAACCGACCGGATCTCGAGACAGGAGCTACAGGCGGAAGCCGACTCGCTGACGCCGACGTTTAGCGTCTATGCGATCATGACGATCATCAGCGCCGTCGTCGCGACGGCGGGGCTGTTGCTCGACTCGCCTGCCGTTGTCGTCGGCTCAATGGTAATCGCGCCACTGATCGGGCCGGCACTCGGCGCGAGTGTCGGCTCGGTGATCGACGACGAAGAACTGTTCAGAAACAGCGTAAGCTATCAGATCATCGGCATCATCCTCGCCATCGGTGCGGCGGCTGTCTTCGCGTGGGCCGTCAGAATAACGAACATCGTCCCGCCCGGGCTCAACATCGCTAGCGTCGGCGAGATTTCCGAACGCCTCGCCCCGGACTTGCTCTCGCTGGTGATTGCCCTCGGTGCCGGTGTCGCCGGGATCATCAGTATTGCAACCGGGACGTCGGTCGCCCTCGTCGGCGTCATGATCGCAGCCGCGTTGATTCCGCCCGCCGCTGCGGCCGGAATCGCGATCGCGTGGGGGCAGCCCTCGGCCGCGATCGGGTCGACCGCGCTCGTGTTGGTCAACGTTCTGTCGGTAAACCTCGCCGGCCTCTTGACGCTGTGGTACGTCGGCTACCGCCCGGATAACCTCTTTGCGCTCGGCGAGACACAGCAACGCGTCCGGCGCCGGGTGCTCGGCCTGGCCGTGATCGTCCTCGTCTTCGCGGTGTTTCTCGGCGCGATCACCTACTCGTCGTACGCCGTGTCGAACTTCGAGGAAAACGCCCGCGGTGAGGTCGAAACGACGCTCTCAGAGGACGAATTTTCGGAGTACCAGCTCCTCGAGTTCGAAGTCGTGATGGACGACAACTATCCGTTCGTCGGTCCACAACGGGTCGTCGTCACGGTGGGCGGACCGGAAGGCGAGGTGCCTCCGGAACTCGCCGACCGGTTACACGAACGGATCAATCAACACACGGACGATTCAGTCGGGGTCCAGGTCAGGTCCGTCGGCCTCGTCGAACGTTGA
- a CDS encoding DUF7533 family protein — protein sequence MKGPGIFWMVQTAAGLSMAGPMFVVGVEFLRTGRPVAGVGFLALGAVALYFPTYLVNRIGGPRTWIRRRLGRDDTTEAESTTDAETTAENTGERTTLFDRLR from the coding sequence ATGAAAGGGCCTGGAATCTTCTGGATGGTACAGACCGCTGCCGGCCTCTCGATGGCTGGGCCAATGTTCGTCGTCGGTGTCGAATTTCTCCGGACCGGTCGGCCCGTTGCCGGCGTTGGCTTCCTCGCGCTCGGCGCAGTTGCGCTGTATTTCCCGACCTACCTCGTCAACCGGATCGGCGGGCCGCGAACGTGGATTCGCCGACGGCTCGGTCGCGACGACACAACGGAGGCGGAGTCGACGACGGATGCCGAGACCACGGCCGAAAACACCGGCGAACGGACGACGCTGTTCGATCGATTGCGGTGA
- a CDS encoding NOG1 family protein, which produces MIFEDLPTTPTSEELIDKAFSRAARAGKAKGGLEAQQSMLQTAANIISDNLENVVTAWPDFAYEDDVHPFYYELADAIVDVDKLRQSLSEVMWASRKAREIHEEYQPKLRKTDVDTARKHRKQAFARLADIVEQIDDELLYINKSRNDLRNLPEINPDEPTIVVAGYPNVGKSSFVNDVTNARGETASYPFTTKGIGLGHFERDHIRYQIVDTPGLLDRPPAERNEIESQAVSAIEHLADCMLVMVDPSAECGYPLASQLELRDSIAAQFEEVPVLTVANKVDRKDVWDERHLEDLNADYTMSVETGEDVETVLEAAVEAVDYEPKLPFEG; this is translated from the coding sequence ATGATTTTCGAAGACCTTCCGACGACGCCCACGTCGGAAGAGCTGATCGACAAGGCGTTTTCGCGGGCAGCGCGGGCCGGCAAGGCCAAAGGCGGCCTCGAGGCCCAGCAGTCGATGCTCCAGACCGCGGCGAACATCATCTCTGACAATCTCGAGAACGTGGTCACGGCGTGGCCGGATTTCGCGTACGAAGACGATGTCCATCCGTTCTACTACGAACTCGCGGACGCGATCGTCGACGTCGACAAGCTCCGGCAGAGCCTCTCGGAGGTGATGTGGGCCAGTCGAAAAGCCCGCGAGATCCACGAGGAGTACCAGCCAAAACTCCGCAAAACCGACGTCGATACGGCCCGAAAGCACCGAAAACAGGCCTTCGCACGGCTCGCGGACATCGTCGAACAGATCGACGACGAACTGCTCTACATCAACAAGTCCCGCAACGATCTGCGAAACCTCCCCGAGATCAATCCCGACGAGCCGACGATCGTCGTCGCCGGCTACCCCAACGTCGGCAAATCCTCGTTCGTCAACGATGTCACCAACGCCCGTGGCGAGACGGCGTCGTACCCCTTTACGACCAAGGGAATCGGCCTCGGCCACTTCGAGCGCGACCACATTCGGTACCAGATCGTCGACACGCCCGGACTGCTCGACCGACCCCCGGCGGAGCGCAACGAGATCGAATCCCAGGCCGTCAGCGCCATCGAGCACCTCGCTGACTGTATGCTCGTCATGGTCGACCCGAGCGCCGAGTGTGGCTACCCACTCGCGTCCCAACTCGAGCTTCGTGACTCGATCGCTGCCCAGTTCGAGGAAGTCCCCGTCCTCACGGTCGCGAACAAGGTCGATCGAAAAGACGTCTGGGACGAGCGTCACCTCGAGGACCTAAACGCCGACTACACCATGAGCGTCGAAACCGGCGAGGACGTCGAAACGGTGCTCGAGGCGGCCGTCGAGGCGGTCGATTACGAGCCCAAACTCCCGTTCGAGGGGTGA
- a CDS encoding DUF5518 domain-containing protein, which yields MTNWRAVIIGFLVATVLGLFGLVIPGVGQLAAGLLGGFVAGYMAGGGLGRGFWHGLLAGALGGIIGGLLIALLVALSGWAFGPLGGAISGATGFGILLIAVLISLVMALESAIAGAVGGVLNPDRPDYSRRDPY from the coding sequence ATGACGAATTGGCGTGCCGTGATCATCGGCTTTCTCGTGGCGACCGTACTCGGACTGTTCGGACTCGTCATCCCGGGCGTCGGCCAGCTCGCGGCGGGCCTGCTCGGCGGCTTCGTCGCCGGCTACATGGCCGGCGGCGGCCTCGGACGTGGCTTCTGGCACGGACTGCTCGCGGGCGCGCTCGGCGGGATCATCGGCGGGCTCCTCATTGCCCTTCTCGTCGCTCTCTCGGGCTGGGCGTTCGGCCCCCTCGGCGGTGCCATTTCCGGTGCGACTGGATTCGGCATTCTGCTCATCGCCGTCCTCATCTCGCTCGTGATGGCACTCGAGAGCGCGATCGCTGGCGCTGTCGGCGGTGTCCTCAACCCCGACCGTCCGGACTACAGCCGACGCGATCCGTACTGA
- the hisE gene encoding phosphoribosyl-ATP diphosphatase yields the protein MEETLEELFAVIEDRKETLPEDSYTASLFTHEKGENAVLEKLGEESTELILAAKDDDHDEIAYEAADIVYHLLVLLSMKEMSLEDLETELEARR from the coding sequence ATGGAGGAGACGCTCGAAGAACTGTTCGCTGTCATCGAAGACCGAAAGGAAACGCTGCCTGAGGATTCCTATACTGCCTCGCTTTTCACCCACGAGAAAGGCGAGAACGCAGTGTTAGAGAAACTCGGCGAGGAATCGACCGAACTCATACTCGCGGCCAAAGACGACGACCACGACGAAATCGCCTACGAAGCCGCCGACATCGTCTACCACCTGCTCGTCTTGCTCTCGATGAAAGAGATGAGCCTCGAGGACCTCGAGACGGAACTCGAGGCCCGACGCTGA
- a CDS encoding bifunctional nuclease family protein — protein MQASIDAVRVAGTPQGPVPVVVLSVDGEDDVVPIFIGFEEATSIARGLAAEDIGRPLTHDLLLDVMEELGSRVDRVVVSEIKERDDGQGGTYIADLYLETPRGETVIDARPSDSLALAARTNAPIEVTDAVFENGRDDTEKFEQLEDIRTMSGEM, from the coding sequence ATGCAGGCTTCTATCGACGCGGTCCGCGTCGCAGGGACGCCACAGGGGCCGGTTCCGGTGGTCGTCTTGAGCGTCGACGGCGAAGACGACGTGGTCCCGATCTTCATCGGGTTCGAGGAGGCGACGAGCATCGCACGCGGCTTAGCGGCCGAGGATATCGGACGACCGTTGACACACGATCTGTTGCTCGACGTCATGGAGGAACTGGGAAGTCGGGTCGATCGCGTCGTCGTCAGCGAAATCAAAGAACGCGACGACGGCCAGGGAGGTACCTACATCGCGGATCTGTACCTCGAGACGCCGCGCGGCGAGACCGTCATCGATGCCCGGCCGAGCGACTCGCTTGCGCTCGCGGCTCGGACGAACGCGCCGATCGAGGTCACCGACGCCGTCTTCGAGAACGGCCGAGACGACACCGAAAAGTTCGAGCAACTCGAAGATATCCGCACCATGTCGGGTGAAATGTGA
- the pdxT gene encoding pyridoxal 5'-phosphate synthase glutaminase subunit PdxT has translation MSLTAGVVAVQGDVEEHAAAIERAVRAHNREVTVHEIRDSGTVPDCDLLAMPGGESTTISRLLHSEGIAAEIQAHVAAGKPLLATCAGLIVASSDAADDRVEELGVLDVTVERNAFGRQKDSFEAPLDVAGLDEPYPAVFIRAPAIDDMGDATVLASWDGRPVAVKQGPVVGTAFHPELTPDSRIHGLAFFENDDATVPALKDA, from the coding sequence ATGTCACTGACCGCTGGCGTCGTCGCCGTCCAGGGCGACGTCGAAGAGCACGCCGCCGCCATCGAACGGGCAGTGCGGGCCCACAACCGCGAGGTCACCGTCCACGAGATTCGTGATTCGGGGACCGTCCCCGACTGTGACCTCCTCGCGATGCCGGGTGGCGAGTCGACGACTATCTCCCGACTGCTCCACAGCGAGGGGATCGCCGCCGAAATTCAGGCCCACGTCGCCGCTGGGAAACCACTCCTTGCGACCTGTGCCGGCCTGATCGTCGCCTCGAGCGACGCGGCCGACGACCGGGTTGAGGAACTCGGCGTGCTCGACGTCACGGTCGAGCGAAACGCCTTCGGACGGCAGAAAGACAGCTTCGAGGCCCCACTCGACGTCGCGGGCCTCGATGAGCCGTATCCGGCGGTGTTCATCCGCGCGCCGGCCATCGACGACATGGGCGACGCGACGGTGCTCGCCTCGTGGGACGGCCGCCCGGTCGCGGTGAAACAGGGGCCGGTCGTCGGCACCGCGTTCCATCCCGAACTGACCCCCGACAGCCGAATCCACGGGCTGGCCTTCTTCGAAAACGACGACGCGACGGTGCCGGCGCTCAAGGACGCGTAG
- a CDS encoding preprotein translocase subunit Sec61beta yields the protein MDKGQNSGGLMSSAGLVRYFDSEDSKAIQIDPKTVIATGVMIGVLVQLLTFVS from the coding sequence ATGGACAAGGGACAAAATTCCGGCGGCTTGATGTCGAGTGCCGGACTCGTCCGGTACTTCGACTCGGAGGACTCGAAAGCGATTCAGATCGACCCGAAAACAGTCATCGCGACCGGCGTCATGATCGGCGTACTCGTACAGCTGCTGACATTCGTCTCGTAG
- a CDS encoding thioredoxin family protein, with protein sequence MTVTLKDFYADWCGPCKTQDPILEELEDDWEGRFEVEKVNVDEQQDIANEYQVRSLPTLVIENDDGIVERFVGVTQREDIEDALESAGA encoded by the coding sequence ATGACTGTCACACTTAAGGACTTCTACGCTGACTGGTGTGGCCCCTGCAAGACCCAGGACCCGATCCTCGAGGAGCTCGAGGACGACTGGGAGGGCCGATTCGAGGTCGAGAAGGTAAACGTCGATGAACAACAGGACATTGCCAACGAGTATCAGGTACGCTCGCTGCCGACGCTCGTTATCGAAAACGACGACGGCATCGTCGAGCGCTTCGTTGGTGTCACCCAGCGCGAAGACATCGAGGACGCCCTCGAGTCGGCGGGCGCATAA
- a CDS encoding SDR family oxidoreductase: MTDSPLEGQTAIVTGASTGIGAATCRALASEDSNVVLAARSEDRLTELAADLESTHGVETLVVPTDVREEAAVDALIDTTVETFGGLDVLVNNAGLSRGSDVEALSTDDYETMQETNVDGVFYATRAAIPHVRERNGHLLFVGSFAGQYPRSFNPVYAASKWWVRGFAKSVAAQVGDDGVGVSIINPAEVRSEFETTDGTTFEEHFEEGEASEPEEVAEAIVFAATREGSSVSEIDVNRRDKFADSF, from the coding sequence ATGACAGACAGTCCACTCGAGGGACAGACAGCGATCGTCACGGGCGCAAGCACGGGTATCGGCGCGGCGACCTGCCGGGCGCTTGCGTCCGAGGATTCGAACGTCGTCCTCGCAGCCAGAAGCGAGGATCGACTGACTGAGTTAGCGGCCGATCTCGAGTCGACTCACGGCGTCGAGACGCTGGTCGTGCCGACGGACGTTCGCGAAGAGGCCGCCGTCGACGCCCTGATCGACACCACCGTCGAGACGTTCGGTGGCCTCGACGTGCTGGTGAACAACGCGGGGCTCTCGCGGGGCAGCGACGTCGAAGCGCTGTCGACCGACGACTACGAGACGATGCAGGAAACGAACGTCGACGGCGTTTTCTACGCGACACGGGCGGCGATCCCCCACGTCCGCGAGCGGAACGGCCATCTGCTTTTCGTCGGGAGTTTTGCGGGCCAGTACCCCCGGTCGTTCAATCCCGTCTATGCTGCCTCGAAGTGGTGGGTCCGTGGGTTCGCAAAAAGCGTCGCCGCGCAGGTCGGCGACGACGGCGTCGGCGTCTCGATTATCAACCCAGCTGAAGTCCGTTCCGAGTTCGAGACGACCGACGGGACGACCTTCGAAGAACACTTCGAGGAAGGCGAAGCCAGCGAACCCGAGGAGGTCGCCGAGGCGATCGTTTTCGCCGCCACACGCGAGGGATCGAGCGTGAGCGAGATCGACGTCAATCGGCGTGACAAGTTCGCAGACAGCTTCTGA